In Streptomyces sp. NBC_01551, one DNA window encodes the following:
- a CDS encoding DNA-directed RNA polymerase subunit beta', which yields MLDVNFFDELRIGLATADDIRTWSHGEVKKPETINYRTLKPEKDGLFCEKIFGPTRDWECYCGKYKRVRFKGIICERCGVEVTRAKVRRERMGHIELAAPVTHIWYFKGVPSRLGYLLDLAPKDLEKVIYFAAYMITFVDDERRQRDLPSLEAHVSVERQQIENRRDADLEGRAKKLETDLAELEAEGAKADVRRKVREGAEREMKQLRDRAQREIDRLDEVWNRFKNLKVQDLEGDELLYRELRDRFGTYFDGSMGAAALQKRLESFDLEEEAERLREIIRTGKGQKKTRALKRLKVVSAFLQTSNSPKGMVLDCVPVIPPDLRPMVQLDGGRFATSDLNDLYRRVINRNNRLKRLLDLGAPEIIVNNEKRMLQEAVDALFDNGRRGRPVTGPGNRPLKSLSDMLKGKQGRFRQNLLGKRVDYSARSVIVVGPQLKLHQCGLPKAMALELFKPFVMKRLVDLNHAQNIKSAKRMVERGRTVVYDVLEEVIAEHPVLLNRAPTLHRLGIQAFEPQLVEGKAIQIHPLVCTAFNADFDGDQMAVHLPLSAEAQAEARILMLSSNNILKPADGRPVTMPTQDMVLGLFFLTTDGELRDVKGEGRAFGSTAEAIMAFDAGELALQSSVDIRFPVGTIPPRGWVAPVAEEGEQEFQPGDSFRLKTTLGRALFNELLPEDYPFVDYSVGKKQLSEIVNDLAERYPKVIVAATLDNLKAAGFHWATRSGVTVAISDVVVPEAKKEIVAGYEAKDEKVQKQYERGLITKEERTQELIQIWTQATNEVAEAMNANFPKTNPIFMMVDSGARGNMMQMRQIAGMRGLVSNAKNETIPRPIKASFREGLTVLEYFISTHGARKGLADTALRTADSGYLTRRLVDVSQDVIIREEDCGTERGLKLKIGVKDEAGVLRKADDVETSVYARMLAEDVVIDGKVIAPANVDLGDVLIDALIANGVEEVKTRSVLTCESAVGTCAFCYGRSLATGKLVDIGEAVGIIAAQSIGEPGTQLTMRTFHTGGVAGDDITQGLPRVVELFEARTPKGVAPISEAAGRVRIEETEKTKKIVITPDDGSEETAFPISKRAKVIVHEGDHVEVGQKLTMGATNPHDVLRILGQRAVQVHLVGEVQKVYNSQGVSIHDKHIEIIIRQMLRRVTIIESGDAELLPGELVERSKFETENRRVVTEGGHPASGRPQLMGITKASLATESWLSAASFQETTRVLTDAAINAKSDSLIGLKENVIIGKLIPAGTGLSRYRNIRVEPTEEAKAAMYSAVGYDDIDYSPFGTGSGQAVPLEDYDYGPYNG from the coding sequence GTGCTCGACGTCAACTTCTTCGACGAGCTGCGGATCGGCCTTGCCACCGCGGACGACATCCGAACCTGGTCGCACGGCGAGGTCAAGAAGCCGGAGACCATCAACTACCGCACCCTCAAGCCCGAGAAGGACGGACTCTTCTGCGAGAAGATCTTCGGTCCTACCCGGGACTGGGAGTGCTACTGCGGCAAGTACAAGCGTGTCCGCTTCAAGGGCATCATCTGTGAGCGCTGTGGCGTCGAGGTCACGCGCGCCAAGGTGCGTCGTGAGCGGATGGGCCACATCGAGCTTGCCGCTCCCGTCACCCACATCTGGTACTTCAAGGGCGTCCCGTCGCGCCTTGGCTACCTGCTGGACCTCGCGCCGAAGGACCTCGAGAAGGTCATCTACTTCGCCGCGTACATGATCACGTTCGTCGACGACGAGCGCCGTCAGCGCGACCTGCCGTCGCTGGAGGCCCACGTCTCCGTCGAGCGCCAGCAGATCGAGAACCGCCGTGACGCGGACCTCGAAGGCCGTGCCAAGAAGCTCGAGACCGACCTGGCCGAGCTCGAGGCCGAGGGCGCGAAGGCCGACGTGCGCCGCAAGGTGCGCGAAGGCGCCGAGCGCGAGATGAAGCAGCTCCGTGACCGCGCCCAGCGCGAGATCGACCGCCTCGACGAGGTGTGGAACCGCTTCAAGAACCTCAAGGTCCAGGACCTCGAGGGCGACGAGCTGCTCTACCGCGAGCTGCGCGACCGCTTCGGCACGTACTTCGACGGTTCGATGGGCGCCGCGGCGCTGCAGAAGCGCCTGGAGTCCTTCGACCTCGAGGAGGAGGCCGAGCGCCTCCGCGAGATCATCCGTACCGGCAAGGGCCAGAAGAAGACCCGTGCGCTCAAGCGCCTCAAGGTCGTCTCCGCGTTCCTGCAGACCAGCAACAGCCCCAAGGGCATGGTGCTCGACTGCGTGCCGGTCATCCCGCCGGACCTGCGTCCGATGGTGCAGCTGGACGGTGGCCGCTTCGCGACCTCCGACCTGAACGACCTGTACCGCCGCGTGATCAACCGCAACAACCGTCTGAAGCGTCTCCTTGACCTCGGTGCCCCCGAGATCATCGTGAACAACGAGAAGCGCATGCTTCAGGAGGCCGTGGACGCCCTCTTCGACAACGGTCGTCGTGGTCGTCCGGTGACCGGTCCCGGCAACCGTCCGCTGAAGTCCCTGAGCGACATGCTCAAGGGCAAGCAGGGTCGATTCCGTCAGAACCTCCTCGGCAAGCGCGTGGACTACTCCGCGCGTTCCGTGATCGTCGTCGGTCCGCAGCTGAAGCTGCACCAGTGTGGTCTGCCCAAGGCCATGGCGCTGGAGCTCTTCAAGCCGTTCGTGATGAAGCGCCTGGTCGACCTGAACCACGCGCAGAACATCAAGTCGGCGAAGCGCATGGTCGAGCGCGGCCGCACGGTCGTGTACGACGTGCTCGAAGAGGTCATCGCCGAGCACCCGGTGCTGCTGAACCGTGCGCCCACGCTGCACCGTCTCGGCATCCAGGCCTTCGAGCCCCAGCTGGTCGAAGGCAAGGCCATCCAGATCCACCCGCTCGTCTGCACCGCGTTCAACGCGGACTTCGACGGTGACCAGATGGCCGTGCACCTGCCGCTCTCCGCGGAGGCGCAGGCCGAGGCCCGCATCCTGATGCTGTCCTCGAACAACATCCTGAAGCCGGCCGACGGCCGTCCGGTCACGATGCCGACCCAGGACATGGTCCTCGGTCTGTTCTTCCTGACCACCGACGGTGAGCTCCGTGACGTCAAGGGCGAGGGCCGCGCGTTCGGCTCGACCGCCGAGGCGATCATGGCGTTCGACGCCGGCGAGCTCGCGCTGCAGTCGTCCGTCGACATCCGCTTCCCGGTGGGCACCATCCCGCCGCGCGGCTGGGTCGCGCCGGTCGCCGAAGAGGGCGAGCAGGAGTTCCAGCCGGGTGACAGCTTCCGTCTGAAGACCACGCTGGGTCGTGCGCTCTTCAACGAGCTGCTGCCCGAGGACTACCCGTTCGTCGACTACTCGGTGGGCAAGAAGCAGCTCTCCGAGATCGTCAACGACCTGGCGGAGCGCTACCCCAAGGTCATCGTGGCGGCGACGCTCGACAACCTGAAGGCGGCCGGCTTCCACTGGGCGACCCGTTCGGGCGTCACCGTGGCCATCTCCGACGTCGTGGTTCCCGAGGCGAAGAAGGAAATCGTCGCGGGCTACGAGGCCAAGGACGAGAAGGTCCAGAAGCAGTACGAGCGCGGTCTGATCACCAAGGAAGAGCGCACTCAGGAGCTCATCCAGATCTGGACGCAGGCGACCAACGAGGTCGCCGAGGCGATGAACGCGAACTTCCCCAAGACGAACCCCATCTTCATGATGGTTGACTCGGGTGCCCGAGGAAACATGATGCAGATGCGACAGATCGCCGGTATGCGTGGTCTGGTGTCGAACGCGAAGAACGAGACCATCCCGCGTCCGATCAAGGCGTCCTTCCGTGAGGGCCTCACCGTTCTGGAGTACTTCATCTCCACGCACGGTGCCCGTAAGGGTCTGGCGGACACCGCCCTGCGTACCGCCGACTCGGGTTACCTCACCCGTCGTCTGGTGGACGTCTCGCAGGACGTCATCATCCGCGAGGAGGACTGCGGCACCGAGCGCGGCCTCAAGCTCAAGATCGGTGTCAAGGACGAGGCGGGTGTCCTGCGCAAGGCGGACGACGTCGAGACCTCCGTGTACGCCCGCATGCTGGCCGAGGACGTCGTCATCGACGGCAAGGTCATCGCGCCGGCGAACGTGGACCTCGGTGACGTGCTCATCGACGCCCTCATCGCGAACGGCGTCGAGGAGGTCAAGACCCGCTCGGTCCTGACCTGCGAGTCCGCGGTCGGCACCTGTGCCTTCTGCTACGGCCGCTCGCTGGCCACCGGCAAGCTGGTCGACATCGGTGAGGCGGTCGGCATCATCGCCGCCCAGTCCATCGGTGAGCCCGGTACCCAGCTGACGATGCGTACCTTCCACACCGGTGGTGTGGCCGGTGACGACATCACGCAGGGTCTGCCGCGTGTCGTCGAGCTCTTCGAGGCCCGTACCCCGAAGGGTGTCGCCCCGATCTCCGAGGCCGCCGGCCGCGTGCGGATCGAGGAGACCGAGAAGACGAAGAAGATCGTCATCACGCCCGACGACGGCAGCGAGGAGACGGCGTTCCCGATCTCCAAGCGCGCCAAGGTCATCGTGCACGAGGGCGACCACGTCGAGGTGGGCCAGAAGCTCACCATGGGTGCCACCAACCCGCACGACGTGCTGCGCATCCTCGGCCAGCGTGCCGTCCAGGTCCACCTGGTCGGCGAAGTCCAGAAGGTCTACAACTCGCAGGGCGTGTCGATCCACGACAAGCACATCGAGATCATCATCCGGCAGATGCTGCGCCGCGTGACGATCATCGAGTCCGGCGACGCGGAGCTCCTGCCGGGCGAGCTCGTCGAGCGCTCGAAGTTCGAGACCGAGAACCGTCGTGTGGTCACCGAGGGCGGTCACCCCGCCTCCGGCCGTCCGCAGCTGATGGGTATCACCAAGGCCTCGCTGGCGACGGAATCCTGGCTGTCGGCCGCCTCCTTCCAGGAGACGACCCGAGTCCTGACGGATGCGGCGATCAACGCCAAGTCCGACAGCCTCATCGGCCTCAAGGAGAACGTCATCATCGGTAAGCTCATCCCGGCCGGTACGGGTCTGTCCCGCTACCGCAACATCCGGGTCGAGCCCACCGAGGAAGCCAAGGCCGCGATGTACTCGGCCGTCGGTTACGACGACATCGACTACTCGCCCTTCGGCACCGGCTCCGGCCAGGCTGTCCCGCTGGAGGACTACGACTACGGCCCGTACAACGGCTGA
- the rpsL gene encoding 30S ribosomal protein S12 — MPTIQQLVRKGRQDKVEKTKTPALEASPQRRGVCTRVFTTTPKKPNSALRKVARVRLTSGIEVTAYIPGEGHNLQEHSIVLVRGGRVKDLPGVRYKIIRGALDTQAVKNRKQARSRYGAKKEK; from the coding sequence GTGCCTACGATCCAGCAGCTGGTCCGTAAGGGCCGGCAGGACAAGGTCGAGAAGACAAAGACTCCCGCGCTTGAGGCCTCGCCCCAGCGTCGCGGCGTCTGCACGCGTGTGTTCACGACCACCCCGAAGAAGCCGAACTCGGCGCTCCGTAAGGTCGCGCGTGTGCGTCTGACCTCCGGCATCGAGGTCACCGCTTACATTCCGGGTGAGGGACACAACCTGCAGGAGCACTCGATCGTGCTCGTGCGTGGTGGCCGTGTGAAGGACCTGCCGGGTGTTCGTTACAAGATCATCCGCGGTGCGCTTGACACCCAGGCTGTCAAGAACCGCAAGCAGGCCCGCAGCCGCTACGGCGCCAAGAAGGAGAAGTAA
- the rpoB gene encoding DNA-directed RNA polymerase subunit beta has translation MAASRNASTNTNTGASTAPLRISFAKIKEPLEVPNLLALQTESFDWLLGNAAWKSRVESALESGQDVPTKSGLEEIFEEISPIEDFSGSMSLTFRDHRFEPAKNSVDECKERDFTYAAPLFVTAEFTNNETGEIKSQTVFMGDFPLMTNKGTFVINGTERVVVSQLVRSPGVYFDSSIDKTSDKDIFSAKIIPSRGAWLEMEVDKRDMVGVRIDRKRKQSVTVLLKALGWTTEQILEEFGEYESMRATLEKDHTQGQDDALLDIYRKLRPGEPPTREAAQTLLENLYFNPKRYDLAKVGRYKVNKKLGADEPLDAGVLTTDDIIATIKYLVKLHAGETETIGESGRSIVVETDDIDHFGNRRLRNVGELIQNQVRTGLARMERVVRERMTTQDVEAITPQTLINIRPVVASIKEFFGTSQLSQFMDQNNPLSGLTHKRRLSALGPGGLSRERAGFEVRDVHPSHYGRMCPIETPEGPNIGLIGSLASYGRVNAFGFVETPYRKVVDGVVTDEVDYLTADEEDRFVIAQANAALNDEMRFTENRVLVRRRGGEIDYIAGDDVDYMDVSPRQMVSVATAMIPFLEHDDANRALMGANMMRQAVPLIKAEAPLVGTGMEYRCAVDAGDSIKAEKDGVVQEVSADYITVANDDGTYTTYRVAKFSRSNQGTSVNQKVIVNEGDRIVEAQVLADGPATEEGEMALGKNLLVAFMPWEGHNYEDAIILSQRLVQDDVLSSIHIEEHEVDARDTKLGPEEITRDIPNVSEEVLADLDERGIIRIGADVVAGDILVGKVTPKGETELTPEERLLRAIFGEKAREVRDTSLKVPHGEIGKVIGVRVFDREEGDELPPGVNQLVRVYVAQKRKITDGDKLAGRHGNKGVISKILPIEDMPFLEDGTPVDIILNPLGVPSRMNPGQVLEIHLGWLASRGWDVSGLAEDWAERLKVIGADRVEPGTNVATPVFDGAREDELAGLFEHTIPNRDGDRLVLPSGKARLFDGRSGEPFPDPISIGYMYILKLHHLVDDKLHARSTGPYSMITQQPLGGKAQFGGQRFGEMEVWALEAYGAAYALQELLTIKSDDVTGRVKVYEAIVKGENIPEPGIPESFKVLIKEMQSLCLNVEVLSSDGMSIEMRDTDEDVFRAAEELGIDLSRREPSSVEEV, from the coding sequence TTGGCCGCCTCGCGCAACGCCTCGACCAATACGAACACCGGTGCCAGCACCGCCCCGCTGCGCATCTCCTTTGCAAAGATCAAGGAGCCCCTCGAGGTTCCGAACCTCCTGGCGCTGCAGACCGAGAGCTTTGACTGGCTGCTCGGTAACGCAGCCTGGAAGTCTCGCGTCGAGTCGGCGCTTGAGAGTGGACAGGACGTCCCCACCAAGTCCGGTCTGGAAGAGATCTTCGAGGAGATCTCGCCGATCGAGGACTTCTCCGGGTCGATGTCGCTGACCTTCCGCGACCACCGTTTCGAGCCGGCGAAGAACTCTGTCGACGAGTGCAAGGAGCGCGACTTCACGTACGCGGCTCCGCTGTTCGTCACGGCCGAGTTCACGAACAACGAGACCGGAGAGATCAAGTCTCAGACGGTCTTCATGGGCGACTTCCCGCTCATGACCAACAAGGGCACCTTCGTCATCAACGGCACCGAGCGTGTCGTGGTGTCGCAGCTCGTCCGTTCCCCCGGTGTCTACTTCGACTCCTCCATCGACAAGACGTCCGACAAGGACATCTTCTCCGCCAAGATCATCCCGTCCCGGGGTGCCTGGCTGGAGATGGAGGTCGACAAGCGCGACATGGTCGGTGTCCGCATCGACCGCAAGCGCAAGCAGTCCGTCACCGTCCTCCTGAAGGCTCTCGGCTGGACCACCGAGCAGATCCTCGAGGAGTTCGGCGAGTACGAGTCCATGCGCGCCACCCTGGAGAAGGACCACACCCAGGGGCAGGACGACGCGCTGCTCGACATCTACCGCAAGCTGCGCCCGGGCGAACCGCCGACCCGCGAGGCCGCTCAGACGCTGCTCGAGAACCTCTACTTCAACCCGAAGCGCTACGACCTCGCGAAGGTCGGCCGCTACAAGGTGAACAAGAAGCTCGGCGCCGACGAGCCGCTCGACGCCGGTGTGCTCACCACCGACGACATCATCGCGACGATCAAGTACCTCGTGAAGCTCCACGCGGGCGAGACCGAGACCATCGGTGAGTCGGGCCGTTCGATCGTCGTCGAGACCGACGACATCGACCACTTCGGCAACCGTCGTCTGCGCAACGTCGGCGAGCTCATCCAGAACCAGGTCCGCACGGGTCTGGCTCGTATGGAGCGCGTCGTGCGCGAGCGCATGACCACGCAGGACGTCGAGGCGATCACGCCGCAGACCCTGATCAACATCCGGCCGGTCGTCGCCTCCATCAAGGAGTTCTTCGGCACCAGCCAGCTGTCGCAGTTCATGGACCAGAACAACCCGCTGTCGGGTCTGACGCACAAGCGTCGTCTCTCGGCGCTGGGTCCCGGTGGTCTGTCCCGTGAGCGGGCCGGCTTCGAGGTCCGTGACGTTCACCCGTCGCACTACGGCCGCATGTGCCCGATCGAGACCCCTGAAGGCCCGAACATCGGTCTGATCGGCTCGCTCGCGTCCTACGGTCGCGTCAACGCGTTCGGTTTCGTCGAGACCCCGTACCGCAAGGTCGTCGACGGTGTCGTCACCGACGAGGTCGACTACCTGACCGCCGACGAGGAAGACCGCTTCGTCATCGCCCAGGCGAACGCCGCGCTGAACGACGAGATGCGCTTCACCGAGAACCGCGTCCTCGTCCGCCGTCGTGGTGGCGAGATCGACTACATCGCCGGCGACGACGTCGACTACATGGACGTCTCCCCGCGCCAGATGGTGTCCGTCGCGACCGCGATGATCCCCTTCCTGGAGCACGACGACGCCAACCGTGCCCTCATGGGCGCGAACATGATGCGCCAGGCCGTTCCGCTCATCAAGGCGGAGGCGCCGCTCGTCGGCACCGGCATGGAGTACCGCTGTGCGGTCGACGCCGGTGACTCGATCAAGGCGGAGAAGGACGGTGTCGTCCAGGAGGTCTCGGCCGACTACATCACCGTCGCCAACGACGACGGCACGTACACCACGTACCGCGTCGCCAAGTTCTCCCGCTCGAACCAGGGCACCTCGGTCAACCAGAAGGTGATCGTCAACGAGGGTGACCGGATCGTCGAGGCCCAGGTCCTCGCCGACGGCCCGGCCACCGAAGAGGGCGAAATGGCCCTCGGCAAGAACCTGCTCGTCGCGTTCATGCCGTGGGAAGGCCACAACTACGAGGACGCGATCATCCTGTCGCAGCGCCTCGTGCAGGACGACGTCCTCTCCTCGATCCACATCGAGGAGCACGAGGTCGACGCCCGTGACACCAAGCTGGGCCCCGAGGAGATCACCCGGGACATCCCGAACGTCTCCGAAGAGGTCCTCGCCGACCTCGACGAGCGCGGCATCATCCGCATCGGTGCGGACGTCGTCGCCGGCGACATCCTGGTCGGCAAGGTCACGCCCAAGGGTGAGACCGAGCTGACCCCGGAGGAGCGCCTGCTCCGCGCGATCTTCGGTGAGAAGGCCCGCGAGGTGCGTGACACCTCGCTCAAGGTTCCTCACGGTGAGATCGGCAAGGTCATCGGTGTCCGCGTCTTCGACCGCGAGGAGGGCGACGAGCTTCCCCCGGGCGTGAACCAGCTGGTCCGCGTCTACGTCGCCCAGAAGCGCAAGATCACCGACGGTGACAAGCTCGCCGGCCGCCACGGCAACAAGGGTGTCATCTCCAAGATCCTTCCGATCGAGGACATGCCCTTCCTTGAGGACGGCACGCCGGTCGACATCATCCTGAACCCGCTGGGTGTCCCGTCCCGAATGAACCCGGGACAGGTCCTGGAGATCCACCTCGGCTGGCTCGCCAGCCGCGGCTGGGACGTCTCCGGCCTCGCGGAGGACTGGGCCGAGCGTCTGAAGGTCATCGGTGCCGACCGTGTCGAGCCCGGTACCAACGTCGCCACCCCCGTGTTCGACGGTGCCCGCGAGGACGAGCTCGCCGGCCTGTTCGAGCACACCATCCCGAACCGCGACGGTGACCGCCTGGTCCTGCCGTCCGGCAAGGCGCGCCTGTTCGACGGCCGCTCCGGCGAGCCGTTCCCGGACCCGATCTCGATCGGGTACATGTACATCCTCAAGCTCCACCACCTGGTCGACGACAAGCTCCACGCCCGGTCGACCGGTCCGTACTCGATGATCACGCAGCAGCCGCTGGGTGGTAAGGCGCAGTTCGGTGGCCAGCGCTTCGGTGAGATGGAGGTGTGGGCGCTTGAGGCTTATGGCGCCGCTTACGCCCTCCAGGAGCTGCTGACCATCAAGTCCGACGACGTCACCGGCCGCGTGAAGGTCTACGAGGCCATCGTCAAGGGCGAGAACATCCCCGAGCCGGGCATTCCCGAGTCCTTCAAGGTGCTCATCAAGGAAATGCAGTCGCTCTGCCTCAACGTGGAGGTGCTGTCCTCGGACGGCATGTCCATCGAGATGCGCGACACCGACGAGGACGTCTTCCGCGCGGCGGAGGAGCTCGGTATCGACCTGTCCCGGCGCGAGCCGAGCAGCGTCGAAGAGGTCTGA
- the rpsG gene encoding 30S ribosomal protein S7: MPRKGPAPKRPVIIDPVYASPLVTSLINKILLNGKRSTAERIVYGAMEGLREKTGNDPVITLKRALENVKPSLEVKSRRVGGATYQVPVEVKPGRQSTLALRWLVGYSRARREKTMTERLMNELLDASNGLGAAVKKREDTHKMAESNKAFAHYRW, translated from the coding sequence ATGCCTCGTAAGGGCCCCGCCCCGAAGCGCCCGGTCATCATCGACCCGGTCTACGCATCTCCTCTGGTGACGTCGCTCATCAACAAGATCCTCCTGAACGGCAAGCGCTCCACCGCCGAGCGCATCGTTTACGGCGCCATGGAAGGCCTCCGCGAGAAGACCGGCAACGACCCGGTCATCACGCTGAAGCGCGCGCTGGAGAACGTCAAGCCGTCCCTCGAGGTCAAGTCCCGCCGTGTCGGTGGCGCGACCTACCAGGTCCCCGTCGAGGTCAAGCCGGGTCGCCAGTCGACCCTGGCCCTCCGCTGGCTCGTGGGTTACTCCCGCGCCCGTCGTGAGAAGACCATGACCGAGCGCCTCATGAACGAGCTGCTCGACGCCTCCAACGGTCTTGGCGCTGCCGTCAAGAAGCGCGAGGACACGCACAAGATGGCCGAGTCCAACAAGGCCTTCGCGCACTACCGCTGGTAG
- a CDS encoding YfhO family protein — MGTVTSGSPDPVTAEGPSARAPGSGPGPGSGSRRLGRLPRLPRLSQLPRLSQLPRLSRLYGPLLAFVITAGAFCTAWALRGGYPFGGAGHAVNDQANQYVPFHRGLWDLVHGRAAGDLLFTWRGGFGQQFLADYHTYLANPFSWLAVLVPRDHVDLAVFAVTPLTMGTAAALMAGYLGKLQSGPWWQRGILGACYGLCGWALSDASYIPMWLWGLVALPLLGIAVEWCLEGRRWPGATLLVALAWFGNFYTAMMATMAACVLLGIRLLTREMTGRERLRALGRAASAAVTGILLTLPLLLPSFLASGDAQPTRAGAFDPVRLDAFLTGLLPATHLWGGRPRLYVASLGLILAGTFVLNTAIARRTRLVWAAATLLVLASFQFPPTQYVWHGLAVPNGNPYRETFVFSAMVVVLAWLALAHRPRPLHLAVCAALLVAAAFALRRTDDFGGWTWPAVLGGGALSLSALLLLGLGSGGGRGHRVLVPAAAVLMAGVVFAESTAAAANADARRARERWAKPAVTSGASISRHYDAVRRVDGWPAYRTDSGAPQTSYNDALALGAEGPQYYSSYLPKATYRALEPLGYGFKNDGRTFFGADNPVLDAIFSIGARVRPGAAPGTWTASRFPAPPLVTVRSAPYTSPNPADSVYARQENVLGATVYQVPQVSRGGTATAQTYEARCAPGSEAYWYSPTIYGTALSDGTRRRLEDRMTGVLPLGPVPASGRVTVAVHTLTAGATAGDHPVGCLDRTRLDAAVRHLTTTGATSVKTGGHTIEATLPRAATGTAVFAVTSTPGWHCSAPITDFHGLLALPVPPDGSPLTCTFTPKGLPPGLAAATLALLTLTSVATTTLVRRRRTRDA; from the coding sequence TTGGGGACGGTCACCTCGGGCAGCCCGGATCCCGTGACGGCCGAGGGCCCGTCGGCCCGCGCCCCCGGATCCGGTCCCGGCCCGGGCTCCGGGTCGCGCCGCCTCGGCCGGCTCCCGCGGCTGCCCCGGCTGTCCCAGCTGCCCCGGCTGTCCCAGCTGCCCCGGCTGTCACGGCTGTACGGGCCGCTGCTCGCCTTCGTGATCACCGCGGGCGCCTTCTGCACGGCCTGGGCCCTCCGCGGCGGCTACCCCTTCGGCGGCGCCGGGCACGCCGTCAACGACCAGGCCAACCAGTACGTTCCCTTCCACCGCGGCCTCTGGGACCTGGTGCACGGCCGGGCCGCCGGCGACCTGCTCTTCACCTGGCGCGGCGGCTTCGGCCAGCAGTTCCTGGCCGACTACCACACGTACCTCGCCAACCCCTTCTCCTGGCTGGCCGTGCTGGTCCCGCGCGACCACGTGGACCTGGCCGTCTTCGCCGTCACCCCGCTCACCATGGGCACCGCCGCCGCCCTCATGGCCGGGTACCTCGGCAAGCTCCAGTCCGGCCCGTGGTGGCAGCGCGGGATCCTCGGCGCCTGCTACGGCCTGTGCGGCTGGGCGCTCAGTGACGCCTCGTACATCCCGATGTGGCTGTGGGGCCTGGTCGCCCTGCCGCTGCTCGGGATCGCCGTCGAGTGGTGCCTGGAGGGCCGCCGCTGGCCGGGCGCGACGCTGCTCGTCGCGCTCGCCTGGTTCGGCAACTTCTACACCGCGATGATGGCGACGATGGCCGCCTGCGTGCTGCTCGGGATCCGGCTGCTCACCCGCGAGATGACCGGCCGCGAGCGGCTGCGCGCGCTGGGGCGGGCCGCGAGCGCCGCGGTGACGGGGATCCTGCTCACCCTCCCGCTCCTGCTGCCGTCGTTCCTGGCCAGCGGGGACGCGCAGCCCACGCGGGCCGGCGCCTTCGACCCGGTGCGGCTGGACGCGTTCCTGACGGGGCTGCTCCCGGCCACCCACCTGTGGGGCGGGCGGCCCCGGCTGTACGTGGCCTCGCTCGGCCTGATCCTGGCGGGAACCTTCGTACTCAACACGGCGATCGCACGCCGGACGCGGCTGGTGTGGGCGGCCGCGACGCTGCTGGTGCTCGCCTCGTTCCAGTTCCCGCCGACCCAGTACGTGTGGCACGGGCTCGCCGTCCCGAACGGCAACCCGTACCGCGAGACGTTCGTGTTCAGCGCGATGGTGGTGGTCCTCGCCTGGCTGGCGCTGGCCCACCGGCCGCGCCCGCTGCACCTGGCGGTCTGCGCCGCGCTGCTGGTGGCGGCCGCGTTCGCGCTCCGGCGCACCGACGACTTCGGCGGCTGGACCTGGCCCGCCGTGCTGGGCGGCGGGGCGCTGTCGCTGTCGGCGCTGCTCCTTCTGGGGCTGGGTTCGGGGGGAGGGCGGGGGCACCGCGTGCTGGTCCCGGCGGCGGCCGTGCTGATGGCCGGGGTCGTCTTCGCCGAGTCCACGGCCGCGGCCGCGAACGCCGACGCCCGGCGGGCCCGGGAGCGCTGGGCGAAGCCCGCCGTCACGTCGGGCGCCTCGATCTCCCGGCACTACGACGCCGTCCGACGGGTGGACGGCTGGCCCGCGTACCGGACGGATTCGGGCGCGCCGCAGACCTCGTACAACGACGCCCTGGCGCTCGGCGCGGAGGGGCCGCAGTACTACAGCAGCTACCTCCCCAAGGCGACGTACCGGGCCCTGGAGCCCCTCGGATACGGCTTCAAGAACGACGGCCGGACCTTCTTCGGCGCCGACAACCCGGTGTTGGACGCGATCTTCTCCATCGGCGCGCGGGTCCGCCCCGGAGCCGCGCCGGGCACCTGGACCGCCTCGCGCTTCCCCGCCCCGCCACTGGTCACGGTCCGCTCGGCCCCGTACACCTCGCCGAACCCGGCGGACAGCGTCTACGCCCGCCAGGAGAACGTCCTCGGCGCCACCGTCTACCAGGTCCCGCAGGTGAGCCGGGGCGGTACCGCCACCGCGCAGACCTACGAGGCCAGGTGTGCGCCGGGCTCCGAGGCGTACTGGTACTCCCCCACGATCTACGGCACGGCCCTCTCGGACGGCACCCGGCGCCGCCTGGAGGACCGCATGACCGGCGTCCTGCCCCTGGGCCCCGTCCCCGCCTCCGGCCGCGTCACCGTGGCGGTCCACACCCTGACGGCCGGCGCCACCGCCGGGGACCACCCCGTCGGCTGCCTGGACCGCACCCGCCTCGACGCGGCGGTCCGCCACCTCACGACGACGGGCGCCACCTCGGTCAAGACGGGCGGCCACACCATCGAAGCCACCCTCCCGCGCGCCGCCACGGGCACCGCCGTCTTCGCCGTCACCTCCACCCCGGGCTGGCACTGCTCAGCCCCGATCACCGACTTCCACGGCCTCCTCGCCCTCCCCGTCCCCCCCGACGGCTCCCCCCTGACCTGCACCTTCACCCCGAAGGGCCTCCCCCCGGGCCTGGCAGCCGCCACTCTGGCCCTCCTCACCCTGACCTCGGTCGCCACCACGACCCTCGTCCGCCGCCGGCGCACCCGCGACGCCTGA